The following proteins are co-located in the Vigna unguiculata cultivar IT97K-499-35 chromosome 9, ASM411807v1, whole genome shotgun sequence genome:
- the LOC114164369 gene encoding cyclin-H1-1-like isoform X3 produces the protein MADFLTSTQRAKWIFTSQTLVKKYEEANQRARQILGEYGATLMEVDGNGSLTYPEPRNTAKDGAEKHSRTKPLSIEQEKCVRVYYESNVHNVCKKFPLPRKVQATALIFFKRFYLRWSVMEHQPKYIMLACIYAACKIEEYYVSAEELSKSVVLQDHQMILNYEMIVYQSLEFDLIVYAPYRAVEGFINNMEEFCHCYEGDDQLPRLKLALAALRNANAIHKVIDFDSYLRSIFGRQSSMHKMSELSESLNAIDSWMQVSKYEIPSKKVKNHIDRKLTSCWGFSSHDEGKKQEKKSKHKSEKSSKEAQSSMPSPV, from the exons ATGGCAGATTTTCTGACCTCTACCCAACGAGCCAAATGGATTTTCACTTCTCAAACTCTG GTTAAGAAATATGAAGAAGCTAATCAGAGAGCGAGACAAATTCTAGGGGAG tATGGAGCAACTCTAATGGAAGTAGATGGTAATGGGTCTTTAACATATCCTGAACCCCGCAACACCGCAAAGGACGGTG CTGAAAAGCATTCTCGGACAAAACCTCTTAGTATTGAACAAGAAAAATGTGTAAGGGTCTATTATGAAAGCAACGTGCATAATGTATGTAAAAAATTCCCCTTGCCTCGCAAGGTCCAG GCAACGgcccttatattttttaaaagattctaTCTGCGATGGTCGGTGATGGAACATCAGCCAAAGTATATAAT GTTGGCATGCATATATGCTGCTTGTAAGATAGAAGAATATTATGTGTCAGCCGAGGAGCTTAGTAAGTCCGTGGTTTTACAGGATCATCAAATGATTCTCAATTACGAAATGATAGTCTATCAG AGTTTGGAATTTGATCTTATTGTTTATGCGCCATATCGCGCAGTTGAAGGCTTCATAAACAATATGGAG GAATTCTGCCATTGCTATGAAGGTGATGATCAGCTCCCAAGACTCAAG TTGGCCTTGGCTGCTCTACGAAATGCAAATGCAATCCATAAAGTTATTGACTTTGATAG TTATCTCAGGAGCATTTTTGGCCGTCAGAGTTCCATGCATAAAATGTCCGAACTTTCTGAATCACTGAATGCTATCGATTCTTGG ATGCAGGTTAGCAAATACGAGATTCCTtctaaaaaggtaaaaaatcaTATTGACAGAAAACTGACGTCTTGTTGGGGTTTTAGCTCTCATGACGA GGGAAAGAAGCAGGAGAAGAAATCGAAGCACAAATCTGAGAAGAGCTCAAAAGAAGCACAAAGTTCTATGCCATCTCCTGTATAG
- the LOC114164369 gene encoding cyclin-H1-1-like isoform X1 — protein MADFLTSTQRAKWIFTSQTLVKKYEEANQRARQILGEYGATLMEVDGNGSLTYPEPRNTAKDGAEKHSRTKPLSIEQEKCVRVYYESNVHNVCKKFPLPRKVQATALIFFKRFYLRWSVMEHQPKYIMLACIYAACKIEEYYVSAEELSKSVVLQDHQMILNYEMIVYQSLEFDLIVYAPYRAVEGFINNMEEFCHCYEGDDQLPRLKTLQEKADLEVDKMMFTDASLLFPPGQLALAALRNANAIHKVIDFDSYLRSIFGRQSSMHKMSELSESLNAIDSWMQVSKYEIPSKKVKNHIDRKLTSCWGFSSHDEGKKQEKKSKHKSEKSSKEAQSSMPSPV, from the exons ATGGCAGATTTTCTGACCTCTACCCAACGAGCCAAATGGATTTTCACTTCTCAAACTCTG GTTAAGAAATATGAAGAAGCTAATCAGAGAGCGAGACAAATTCTAGGGGAG tATGGAGCAACTCTAATGGAAGTAGATGGTAATGGGTCTTTAACATATCCTGAACCCCGCAACACCGCAAAGGACGGTG CTGAAAAGCATTCTCGGACAAAACCTCTTAGTATTGAACAAGAAAAATGTGTAAGGGTCTATTATGAAAGCAACGTGCATAATGTATGTAAAAAATTCCCCTTGCCTCGCAAGGTCCAG GCAACGgcccttatattttttaaaagattctaTCTGCGATGGTCGGTGATGGAACATCAGCCAAAGTATATAAT GTTGGCATGCATATATGCTGCTTGTAAGATAGAAGAATATTATGTGTCAGCCGAGGAGCTTAGTAAGTCCGTGGTTTTACAGGATCATCAAATGATTCTCAATTACGAAATGATAGTCTATCAG AGTTTGGAATTTGATCTTATTGTTTATGCGCCATATCGCGCAGTTGAAGGCTTCATAAACAATATGGAG GAATTCTGCCATTGCTATGAAGGTGATGATCAGCTCCCAAGACTCAAG ACTTTGCAAGAAAAAGCAGACTTGGAAGTTGATAAAATGATGTTTACAGATGCATCACTTTTATTTCCTCCTGGTCAG TTGGCCTTGGCTGCTCTACGAAATGCAAATGCAATCCATAAAGTTATTGACTTTGATAG TTATCTCAGGAGCATTTTTGGCCGTCAGAGTTCCATGCATAAAATGTCCGAACTTTCTGAATCACTGAATGCTATCGATTCTTGG ATGCAGGTTAGCAAATACGAGATTCCTtctaaaaaggtaaaaaatcaTATTGACAGAAAACTGACGTCTTGTTGGGGTTTTAGCTCTCATGACGA GGGAAAGAAGCAGGAGAAGAAATCGAAGCACAAATCTGAGAAGAGCTCAAAAGAAGCACAAAGTTCTATGCCATCTCCTGTATAG
- the LOC114164369 gene encoding cyclin-H1-1-like isoform X2 — protein sequence MADFLTSTQRAKWIFTSQTLVKKYEEANQRARQILGEYGATLMEVDGNGSLTYPEPRNTAKDGAEKHSRTKPLSIEQEKCVRVYYESNVHNVCKKFPLPRKVQATALIFFKRFYLRWSVMEHQPKYIMLACIYAACKIEEYYVSAEELSKSVVLQDHQMILNYEMIVYQSLEFDLIVYAPYRAVEGFINNMEEFCHCYEGDDQLPRLKTLQEKADLEVDKMMFTDASLLFPPGQLALAALRNANAIHKVIDFDSYLRSIFGRQSSMHKMSELSESLNAIDSWVSKYEIPSKKVKNHIDRKLTSCWGFSSHDEGKKQEKKSKHKSEKSSKEAQSSMPSPV from the exons ATGGCAGATTTTCTGACCTCTACCCAACGAGCCAAATGGATTTTCACTTCTCAAACTCTG GTTAAGAAATATGAAGAAGCTAATCAGAGAGCGAGACAAATTCTAGGGGAG tATGGAGCAACTCTAATGGAAGTAGATGGTAATGGGTCTTTAACATATCCTGAACCCCGCAACACCGCAAAGGACGGTG CTGAAAAGCATTCTCGGACAAAACCTCTTAGTATTGAACAAGAAAAATGTGTAAGGGTCTATTATGAAAGCAACGTGCATAATGTATGTAAAAAATTCCCCTTGCCTCGCAAGGTCCAG GCAACGgcccttatattttttaaaagattctaTCTGCGATGGTCGGTGATGGAACATCAGCCAAAGTATATAAT GTTGGCATGCATATATGCTGCTTGTAAGATAGAAGAATATTATGTGTCAGCCGAGGAGCTTAGTAAGTCCGTGGTTTTACAGGATCATCAAATGATTCTCAATTACGAAATGATAGTCTATCAG AGTTTGGAATTTGATCTTATTGTTTATGCGCCATATCGCGCAGTTGAAGGCTTCATAAACAATATGGAG GAATTCTGCCATTGCTATGAAGGTGATGATCAGCTCCCAAGACTCAAG ACTTTGCAAGAAAAAGCAGACTTGGAAGTTGATAAAATGATGTTTACAGATGCATCACTTTTATTTCCTCCTGGTCAG TTGGCCTTGGCTGCTCTACGAAATGCAAATGCAATCCATAAAGTTATTGACTTTGATAG TTATCTCAGGAGCATTTTTGGCCGTCAGAGTTCCATGCATAAAATGTCCGAACTTTCTGAATCACTGAATGCTATCGATTCTTGG GTTAGCAAATACGAGATTCCTtctaaaaaggtaaaaaatcaTATTGACAGAAAACTGACGTCTTGTTGGGGTTTTAGCTCTCATGACGA GGGAAAGAAGCAGGAGAAGAAATCGAAGCACAAATCTGAGAAGAGCTCAAAAGAAGCACAAAGTTCTATGCCATCTCCTGTATAG